GATGGGTGGCCGTCGTGAGCATCGTGGTCTCTATATGGGCGTACGCTGCCGGCGTGCTGCCCGTGACTTATATTCTCTTGGCCGAGATGTTTAATTTTCAAGTAAGTATTTCATGTCATTCAGACCGGAATATCTATTGCCCCAGAGTATTCAGGGTCGATCCCCGCAAAATACGTACGAGTGAGTTCATCTtcacaatacattttttaaCAGATTTATCTCTTAGTAGAGTGTTTTGTTATGGATTCAGTGGATGTTTACAGATCCGTGTTAAACGTTACAaggatttattaaaatacagGTTTCTCCTAGTTCCGTTTCAGCCAGTTCAGTTCTCCTAGTGTGACATCCTTAAATCAATGTATCATGTAAACGATAGGGAATCTGTTGGTTTGTTACTTTGTATATTAATAATGGCCTATTGTTCCAGGTTCGTGCGAAGCTGATCGGCTGCATAGTGACGTATGGGTGGTTCACATCGGCAGTGCAGCTGGCGGTATACGATCCTATCTCCAACGCCTTCGGGGCCCACACGATGTTCTTCATCTTCGCTGCCATCAACCTGGCCGGTGCCCTCGTAGTGTTGATATTCGTGCCCGAAACGATGGGCAAGAGCGTCGAGGAGATCGAGAAAATTTTGTTAGGAAACCGAAAAtaaatttcaatgaaatatgagtttttaattttagcaaCTATCCAAGTAATTTGAATGCAACGGTAACTCTGTTTGTGACCTTCTAACTACAGAACCTGATAGTTTTCTTACTATCGAGATAAACTTAAAGGGGGTGAAAAGGGAGATCTTTGTGTGGAAAATCAATCACTTCTCATGTTGGCGACATAAAAActaattactttaattttcgTAATAATAGTGTGGTGTTGCTAAGCGGGCGAAGGCGTGGCCAGTACGCGTGGGCAGTTAGGTAATAGGTAGAGAATGCcgtccggcattaagtccgccacagtgcattgtaTTTATGTGTGTGctgaagttttaaataaataaatagtcttATAGTACGTTGAACCACACGACTTTATATAAATTCGCAACTGGTAACTGTAAAAGATAATTATGGCACTATCTATCATTACaagaaaacaaattaattttaagataCAATGCAAAAACTGGTTTAAGTAATTTTACTtaggtaatatttatttaataggtaatTTACCAATTAGTACCGTTTTATTTGAAAATGAGTCAGAAAACGATACCTACAACAGCTATTTAAAGAGTTGTTGGAGATAGAAATACATAGTCAATTTGGAACGATATAAAACAAAAGAACCATGTTATGGGTAATGAAATACGATGTGTTTTATATTCTGTAATATATTTTCAGTAATTTAATGCATCAGAATGTTTTACTCTAGAAGCACGTGTAAAGTAAGTGTACCGTTAGTAATTTTCGATGgcatcattattttaaataaaatgcaaaGAAAATAGGTATGCTCGTTATGTTGTAACACGACGTTGCCACGTTTTCACGTGTCTATGCAcgataaatacttatttttttaaaaacgatTAAAAGTagataatcccaactaatattataaatgcgaaagtaactctgtctgtctgtctgtctgtctgtctgtctgttacgctttcccgcttaaacctcgcaaccgattttgatgaaatttggcatagagatagtttgagtcccgggaaagaacattggatagtttttatcccggtttttgaaacagggacgcgcgcgataaagtttttctgtgacagacaaaattccacgcgggcgaagccgcgggcggaaagctagttaaaaatatatataaaaatataacgtaATATTACACTGATACAATTTCCTTATTTCCGAagtttaataagaatgttaccagaaacaagacaatattttgttaataaacattcgattaataaaataatagctGGTTAACAAGGATTACAAATGGTCGTTCTTATCGGTGGATATTGGCATTTCTGTGTAAGTGAAATAATCAGttctaatattttttaagaaaaactggAATTTCTTCACACCATACAAGAAGGCTCTGAACGTACGTAACTGCATTGCCGAGGTCAGTCCGATTATGATTAAAAAACGAAATTTTGCCCATGGGCATCATTTAAGTGGGACACTTCCAAGACGTATTATGCCGTTTCTTCTCTTTTTGTTATAATCTAAGGTCGTTAAAGGTGTCAGTTCGACTATTATTCACTGATCCGTTGTCAGCCTATGCTGTCACGGAGAAAGAATGAAAAAAGACATGGGTCTTCCTTAACGACCGTCAGATCTATATTATATCGTTTAAGCATGCTTATGTTCGTTTCAGGTTCATCTGTATTCCTAGAATATGGCTTTCATGTGGGCTGGGTGTCGCCTATGAAGAAGGTATTACAGTCAGACGCATCTCCCGTTGGCGTTCCTTTGACAGATGTTGAAATATCATTTGTAGCTTGCACGTCGACATTAGCGGGTGTCGTCGGGGTGCCGATATGTACGTACATTGTTGTAACtgtaataaattacaatttttacaacattaatcACAAATATTAAATTCCTTTAGGTGTCCTGGAATTTGAAATTGTTATCAACGCACACTGTAATCCTCATGGGAGCGAGAATAATCGGAGGTGTGTCTCTAGGAGGAAGTTTCATTGTTGTTCCGATGTATATCAGAGAAATAAGCCAAGATAGTTTAAGGGGCACGCTGGTGTCCCTTGCCTTGTCGTCTCAGCATGTCGGCGTACTGGCCATGTACGCCATGGGAAGCTACCTGAGTTATAACTGTACCCTGTGGATTGCTCTTTGCATTTCCATCGTTGCAATAAGTTGTATGCCTATTGCACCAGAATCTCCAGCGTTCCTTCTGAAAATTGAAAAGTTTGAAGTAAGTTTTTCAATGTATTTTCAATGTATTCAATCGACGTGACTCtatttctatattttttaaacttaagtgcgttttattttatattttttgcatCAGGAAGCGAAACAAGTGCTAGCAAATCTGAGAGGATTGCAAATTGATGACGTTATTATACAATACGAAATAAACTATCTTGAAAACGTAGATTCAAATCATAAAACAGATCACAAAATGACATTAGCTACGAtatgtaagtaatttaaaacaaaagttaTTTCCCAAATTCATTTAATGTGTACGTTACTTGTCGTAATATAGGATCGTAATTTTTGCAGTCAGGAACAAATCATGGCGCCGTGGGTATTTTCTATGTCAAGTTTTATTCTGCTGCATAACCCTTTCACGGTGCATTTGCAATAATGACGTATGCGACGAGTATCATGACGCAAGTTGGTGTCTCCGTCAATCCAGAACTGCAAAGTCTTTTAGTGCCGCTTTGTCTGTTATGTGGTTCAGTTGCACCGATACTTTTTGTGGACAGGACAGGAAGAAAGGTAAAATTACTTCCTAATGCTGGAAGTccgtttcaaaaaatatttcaacctACTAGGTAGTTCTAACtctataagtacctacaaatgTTTATAGTGCTacttgaaatcaaatcaaatcaaatcaaatcaaaattcgtTTATTTGTGGAACGTAGGTAAATTACATATTACAGGTGTTAAGTGAAGTTGTGGAAAATCTATATTTTGTTGGATTTTCAGCCGCTGCTTATAGGGGCATTTTCAGTGAGCGCGGTGTCACTTAGCTGCCTGGCGTCGGCGCTGCTGGTGCAGCGGAGCGGTGTAGTGGTCCCGAGCTGGGTGCCCGTAGTGACGATCGCGGCTGCGGTCTTCAGCTACTCAGCGGGAGTGGTGCCGATACCCAATATCATTATTAACGACATGTTCCAATTTCAAGTAAGAATTCATGAGTAATAATCTTCGGCCTGATAATTTTGATTTCTGATTCATAAATTTCTATCAAGTGAGATGCAGGTGTTAAATGAGTCAGTTAAAATTAACAAGAACTCAAGATGCAGTCTTaaactgggttgcaccattttactttaactttgataaacgtcaaaaatctgtcaaagtccatacaaaaaacaccggttatcgttaaagttacggtcaaagttaagtggtgcaactcggccttagacATAATTCAGAGTTAGTGGACCCTcaataaaaatgtgaaaaaaaaagattggtctaaaatctaaattttgTACAAAAACTCGATGGCCCGCATTCGGGAAACCATTTTCACAACATTGGACGTTTTTTTAGTTTTGATCGTCTTTGATCAGACATTCTCGCACGCTTTATTACTTACGCTGAATGATTACAATTTTCATCAGTTACcgagttttgaaataattaagataaGCTGTTATTTAAATTCGGTATCaatatcatatttattttttcaggtgCGTGGAAAGATAATTGGCCTCATCCTCATGGTGTACTGGGGTTGCACATCCCTGCAAGTACTTGTACTTGTGTAAGTGCTTGTACTAATATTCATCCCAGAGACCAAAAGGCAAGACTACAGAACAGATAGAAGACATTCTGGCTGGCAAAAGAAGTGGCAATACCCTTGAAACTACCAGCTCATGAAATAAGTGATCGTTCCCCTGAAAAATTGCAGTCATGAACAACATCATCAAGCTCTTACACTCTTCAAAGTGATATTGAAAATGAGAGTTTTTCTCTCACATACTAACACCCTGCcgaataaaaattttaattaaatacaattaaatactcgttgaacagtgtttcaAAATGACGTTTAgtataaaataagtataaattctttttaaaactttgtaactttttgttatTAAGGGGGTGTGTGCAAACATCACAAATTAGTGtgaataaattaatgatttaactttttaagacagtttattaatattagtaattaatattctttgttttataaatatacGAATGCAAACTGACTACCTAACActtttattatgtaagtaagtaatacaATTTGTTATTAGACAGGTATACTTAAACGTGATTTTGTCCGGATAGattgtgataaaaagtaactaggccaaacttattaaaaagcttttaattGTGTTAGTCTGGAGTTTAAGCTTCAACAAACCACAACAGCTTCTGtgtaataaaatagtttttgcttgaaagagtATCTAACAAACATCTATCTATACTCGCCAActttgtgttttaatttgtttggTTTTACGTCGATTACTTCCAATTTTTACTTTCtaatgaatatttttcaaattcatgtttaatgtttttatatatagcctgaccaggaacataaaaaccctggcatagaggcgcgtcaattgcatttgatagtgcaacactgagtacagtcgtacctgtgttaatttaataggctaactttatgtatcaggattcaggattacgggctaatttgatattttcataaataaacaaaaaaaatattattataggtaacctggtttaaataaattaaatgaaaccatcaatcgagttagtaggatttattttattattcatcaataatcaaattcagaacttgaatattcaactgcaatgtctgctcatgaacgcttcaaactcggtacttctttcccaattccataaaattcaacatttagaaagtgacaaaaaactttaaaataggtatttgaaacaaaccacatcaaattttcatagtggactgtactatacgataaacatgtcagtcaatttgacaacctttgtcggaaacattattcaatgaaaatattgtccgaacccttagtatttctcttcgacaaatactttaacacattgtgaaccacttttctttcatgactataaaaagattttagcaatttaattcacaaaatcgattgcgcacatttaaaataaagtttgtttacactttgacagcaatagactgacatgcaaggtgacatgtcaatgaagttttcagttactgttgccattaaaagaaattagtaccattagttttccgcaacatggcgagggtttttatgttcctggtcaggctataataataTCTCCATTGACAAAAGACAGCTGAGGTGTACCTATCTACCATATTATACATTCTCTAAATTGTAAAAATCGAAGTACATAGATTAGATAGCTACTAGAAAAAGAAAGAGAATTTTCTTACTTTTCAATTGGAGGTttccggctactgggaccgcaGTTAACTGGAACGGCCGTCCCAGTCGCTGGATCCatataaatttaatatttttcttccagcgactaggaccactcatagataacttaaaaaaatatattattcacgCCAAAATCGGGACAGTACTAAAATTCATGAGTGGTCCTTGTCGCCGGAATCCTCTTCCATTGCACGAAAACTTGAAAAGCCTAATTCAAATTTCTAAACTAATGTAAccaaacataattaaaatgtattggCTGCATAATTATGCTAATTGTATTTATAATAACCACATCTATTGAATACTTTAACGTAGCGTTCACACttaggtataggtaggtacttcgtCCTACTTTATGTAGTACAGACAATGACACAATAAGTTAAACACCGTGGTTTATAATGTAGCTGTAATAAAAGCGTTTTCGCTACTTAAATGTACACATTTCTAATTACAATTAGagatgctgttgactgtacaatacGTGTACATAATACCAAATAacataggtatttttattttgtttcgcgCCTACAAGTGAACCACGTGCACGCGTCTTGTTCCAAATGTTCGAGAACAATGTTATCGAAACTGAGAAGATATGTTGTTAACAATATTCGTGGTACGAGTAAAACAGTGAAAAATGGCCATACTCATTTTCAATGGGCACTCGCATTTCtgtgtaagtaaaataatctgCTTAATTTTGTTGTACGCAGTCGATCATTATAATCGTGACTCCCCGATCATAAAACGCTACGAAAACACCTGCGTGTAGTTATTTTCCATACTTCCAGCATGTTACCTATTGGATTAGTAGATATTAATGTGTTcctagtcataagtattaagtacctattcaTCAATTTCAGGTGCGTCTGTATTCCTAGAATATGGCTTTCACGTAGGCTGGGTTTCACCTATGAAGAAATTCTTACAGTCCGATGAGTCTCCGATTGGCGCTGCTTTGACAGATGTTGAAGTATCGTTCATAGCTTGCACGTCAACCTTAGCGGGTGCCGTCGGGGTGCCTTTATATACGTATATTGCAGAAGTCTATGGTAGAAAAGTTGCTGTCATAATCATTAAGTCCACGTACGCGGTAAGAATTTAAGTATTAGAGCTTTATACATAAGGTTTTACACTTTGTGATactacataaaatattcttttagGTGTCCTGGATATTGAAATTATTAGCAACGCACAAAGCAGTCCTTATAGCCGCAAGGATATTCGGAGGCGTCTCTTTGGGCGGAAGTTTTATTGTGATTCCGATGTATATTAGAGAAATAAGCC
This genomic interval from Ostrinia nubilalis chromosome 3, ilOstNubi1.1, whole genome shotgun sequence contains the following:
- the LOC135087668 gene encoding facilitated trehalose transporter Tret1-like gives rise to the protein MTYATSIMTQVGVSVNPELQSLLVPLCLLCGSVAPILFVDRTGRKPLLIGAFSVSAVSLSCLASALLVQRSGVVVPSWVPVVTIAAAVFSYSAGVVPIPNIIINDMFQFQVRGKIIGLILMVYWGCTSLQVLVLV